In the genome of Hydra vulgaris chromosome 06, alternate assembly HydraT2T_AEP, the window ATAAAAGAATGAGCATGTAACTTTTCAAAACAAGATGCTAATAGTTCAACAAACGTTGGAATATCAGCTGTTAAACTTAATAGTGTTGCACGGTCAGTAGTTTGCCATTGCTTGTAGTGTACCTCAAAATCTTCGTATTCTCCAAAAATCTCATACAAATATTTGGTGAGGGGTTCTTTACCAGGACAATCATCACACTGTGCAAGCatgcattctttgttttctactgAGCAAACGGTTTTCGAAAGTAAGTCCTTATACTTTAGTCCAATATTTAAAGCATCTACTAGCAATATGGCATTTTGGTGATAAGAACAAACATAAACAGAATGTGTACCACTTGCACCTGGCAAAATGCACCACTTTGGTCTAAGTGAAGCAAATTTTGagtaacttatttatatttctggattgttttctttgtataataaatacaattcctttaaattacacaaaagcagttttttttgtttatggacGTTCTTTTAAATGctaacataatctttttttccaggCATAGTTCTACATAAATCACTtgaatcataaaaaagtttaacagaatcttctatttctttttGTAAGACTTTCCCTTTATACAAAGATGAGATAGCCAAcaatccttttttattaaaaagttgtctAACCTTTTTTACTTGGTATTCTGTAActgcaaagttattttgtacTTCTAATATTGACCAACTTGGGGGTGCCAGTGTTAGAAGTTGAACAATAGTTCTTTTGTCAGAacatagaattttttcttttatcaagctcataatttcatcaaagtttTCAGCCttctttttaatgtcatttGGTTCATAACACAGTTTTGAGGGAACATTGAATTGACTTTCAGTTTTTCTAGTAAGGTTACTTACCATTTCGTTGATGCGCGCAACTTTTCGCTTTCCTTCTGAGAGTATATGTTTTGATGACTTTGAATGAGATTTTAGAggagatatattaaaattttcaggTTATTCATTGATCTCCTGTCTTTTTGATTTGAATGATGATATTAGAAAATCTTCATCTTGTTCACCCTGACTTTGCTTCTCTTCTTTAAGATCTGCTTTTTTGGCAATCTTTTGCTTACAGGGTTTGCAAAGTTTCTTCCCAGGAGCAATATTTAAGCTACTTCTCATCATGTCTTGTGACTCATTTATCGTAACTACTctaagattttctaaaagtaattgaattgtatatataattgcatatagttttatgtattttgtatATAGTATAATTGTATGTATAGTTGTATATAGCTTATCTGCacaattgtttaaaacattgtttatgttttggaaaacacaaattaaaaaaatatatatattaaaatacttaaattccACTTTTACTTACTTGTAATTTTCTTTGTATGTTTTTTGAATGGATCACAGCATGCTTTCTGCCATATAGGatacattttcaaataatttgtagCATGTTTTTCACATAATGTTGTAAAGTTTGATAGTTCAATGTTACAGCGTAATGATATAGCTATTTTTTCTTCGTTGCTTAAAGTTCCAATAACATCTTGTTGGCCTTTGCATGCATCTGATGTCATTAACCCAATAGAACACATCTTATAATAAACTACTTTGTATAAATgtatttcctaaaaaaaagagaattctCCTACTTAATTAAAAGAATTCTCCtacttaaataaaagaattttcctacttaatttttagtaaaaaaaaaaatttaatatagaaataattcAAACCTTTTCAGAATCCCActgttgtataattttttacactgatagatattgttaattttctttatagatatatttatatatatatacaatttatatatatattaaattgttattttgctaaaatttaaataaaatttacgaATGCTGTTTTTTAactgaactttttataaactagttattataaatttttacaaaagttgtcaaaatttaaaaaaaaaatgcacatcCATATCACACTAattcagtttttatataaaacaaaacagggtgtttttttcagttgttaagTTCAAATAACTAAGTTATCATATAATTAAGACTTccttaaatataacaaaattgttgttttcttttaaggagtcttttaactaaatataatattttacagaattctatttgaaagttttttaaaatagcttatTGAAAATTTGATACATCTTTGAAATTAAAGTTCCGTATGTTTCAGTCGTTTTTCCAGTTAGATTTTTGTGCCTAGTAAGATTATAAACAGCTGAAAatattaacagtaaaaaaaaaattttttttgatgggtgtgttttgagatattgggCCCCAAAGTTGTTTTATAGAAActagttgttttattaatttttaagcatgttccttttatattttagcattttaagtacatttattgaattcagcatcaaaaaaacattatatatgtttattttcatgtttttgccatttttatttcttattattttaagaaaaatgttttttcagagTGTTATGAAAACCGGGTCATTTTAGGAAACCAGGTCAGTATTAAAATTGCAGTATCTTGTCAACCTCTCAACATTTTTAGCTAAAATGTTATatgttaacttttctttttaagatGCAACAGCCAaagaggtttttaaaaaaatttgaagaccCATGgttcaaaattttctaaattttgggTGATTTGATGCGGAATATCTTTATTTGTTCTGGGTTGGCGGGACGGTACAAAAGTTCCTAAAATGTCACGTGAATTGTTGTTCAAATTGTGTTCACACCATGGCCTTCTAGAAATACAGGCCTTGACATCGCGATAAAATATCTTATGACTGGAGGCCGATTCTCTAAGGATAGATTTACATggaatgaaatatttttgttttacgatGGTTATAATCAAATGCAATTGGTCTAAACACAAATTTTTAGCGACTGTGTAGCGTTATTTAATTTGTAACGAAAAAATGGCAGTTAAAGGTTAATCTTTTTGTAAAGTGCAACATATTTATctaacaaaaagttataaattatgcCTCGAAAATGTTGTGTTCCATGCTGTAATAGTGGTTATGCGTCATCAAACTAAAAAGGTGTCCGCTTATCGATTTTCTTGTGATGAATACGAAAAAGAAAAGTAGATAAAAGCTATCCCAAGAAAAAATCTGattgtaaataaatacataGTAGTGTTCTGACTTCATTGGCCTGTAGATAGCaaatctataatattttatcgTTGAAAAGAACGTCCTACAGAACCACCAACTGTCTTTTCCAACATACCAGCTAGCTGTCTTAGTTTACCTTTTTCTAAACCCAGAACAACAAAATTGTCATTTTCCAGTATAAGAAATACAACATCAGACGAACTAGATAGCTTTAGAGAACATGATTTTTTTCGATTTGATAGCATAAAAGAGAGACTCTTGCATAACAATGATCTTATTGTATACAACATAAATGACAATAATGATAATGTTTACATTCAGTCGAAAGAATTTGTATGTGATATTCACAGGTTTTTAGTTATCATTAATAGGGATTTACCATTAACTTCATTTCATCTTGGGTCATCTTGCAGTATTCccattttaatgttaatatcaTCATGTTGTAAGTATTGATCAGTTTTGATGAAATCatacattacttaaaaaataaagatgtttgccataaaaaaaatgtattactcGAACATATGGACTGTATGTCTCAAAAGAAAGTTGGTGAGTTTACTTACTCTCCTGATATAATTACTTGagcatttgaatattttgcTATATCTAGGTCTCTGTACAGCCAAATTTCTAATGATTATAAATTACCCAGTATTAGAACATTGACAAGAATCACTTCAAAAGTTGGATCATAAGATAGTCTAGAATTTTTGGAAAATGTTATGATGAGTATTGAAAATACACAACGTAAATGTATATTGCTGGTTGATGAAGTTTATATTAAATCCACATTAACTTATCATGGTGGTGTATTATTTGGAAATTCTGCTGATCAACCCGGTGTTCTTGCCAAAACAATGTTGGCTATaatggtaaaatatttatttggtggACCagagtttttagtaaaaatgattCCAATTAGTCACTTAGATtctgattttctttttaaacaatgtaAACCAATTATTGAAACAATTAACAATCAACCCAATGCAAAACTGTTGTCAATTATTACTGATGGAAATAGAGTAaatcaaaagttgtttaaaatgatgaataaaattgaaaaaaaatcttggtgCAGAGataatgaaaacatatttttgttgtttgattATGTTCATATCATGAAGTGTATTTGTAATAATTGGTTAACTGAAAAAAGCAGAGAATTAGTTTTTGAGTTTAAAGGTAACAAACATGTAGCAAAATGGAGTGATTTAGTAAATCTTTATGAGTTGGAATCTGctaatcttttaaaacttatcaaattaaatgaaatttccATCTCTCCAAGACCAATTGAGCGACAGAAGGTTAACACTTGTTTACGAGTTTTCTATGATGAAACAGTTGCTGCACTTAAAAATCATCCATCCATTAAAAAAGATGAACTAATTGGCAccatcaaatttatttctatatttgtgAAGTTTTGGAAAATTTGTGAAAGGTGTTGGAGCAGATATTCGTTATAAAGATGAGTTCTGTGCAGTTATAAGATCACACACAGACAAAAGCCTGCTATTCTTATTAGATGTGGTAGATATGGTTGAAAAAATCAGGCGCAAAACGTATTAAGCAGCTTACAAAAGATACCTCTGAATTAGGGTTTGGGAAAACCCAGCATTTTTAGACCCAACGAGTCCAAGTCGAGTCTGAGAATATTTATCGGGTCCGGGTCCAATACGTCTTTTTAACTTGCGATGTTAACAATAGCATGAAAGGATTTTCGTTCTCGCGCCGACTTTTAATAATGGATTTGGTACACGTTAAggtaaataaaacaactttttgccCGTTCAACGTCTAACGTAAATATGTTATtctatacttttattataatcttAAACTACCAAATAAACTTGacgaaacgtttttaaaaatatcacattttataaaatgcatgTAAATATACTACCAAAAATTACCTCAGCTCAATTAAAATACTTGcaagtttttaatacaaaacatagcaattatttttacttaaaaaataaaactttaaaaaaactaagcaCTTTAATGAATTGTCCGATAATCTAGAGCGAATTCTTGTACAGAAGTTGGATGCTACAGAAAATGTTCGTTCGGAATTTGTTGATTTTGGTTTTATCGTCATTAACGCTAGAtacaatttttctaaatatacagttctttttttagtttttgaaaataataaaaattcttttttaatatcaactAATTTATCTCCGCAACTTGACAAAATTGGACATTTCGCACTCTCTAATATTTTATGTAGTTCTTCCTCCAGTGTTAATGGTAGTGTGTTTCCTGTAGTATTTTCGTTATTTTCAGTTGAATGCCTTTGTTCATGTGTGTTTTGCTGTTCTTCATCTTCACCAAATAATCTCTTCAGTAAATCtgttgtaaataattgtattttcttTGAAGGCATAGTACCATTTACAAGAGAATCTAATAGCTCTTCTATTTCTTGGTATATACTGCTATTTATTCGAGTTTTCATTGTCATTAATAGCTCTCTACCTAAATTACCATTGGATTCTTTTAACTTTCTTAACATAAAATCAATTGCTAATCGGGCTGTTGCAAGATTAGCGTCGTCCCTGCTAAGAGCTTCAACAGTTAATTTAATAGGCTTTGGAGTATTTTCCAATTcatttaataattcaatattattattttctattaaatgtTCAATTCCAATATCTTGCAGAGcttctttaataatataaaataattttaaaaatctagataTCATTTCGATCATTGAGCTCCAACGAGTTTTTACGTCTAACGCTAGCTGAAGTTCATTTCCTAAAACTATTTTGATCTTTtcttacaaaatattatttcttacagaagaacttctaaaaaatttaacaattatacgaacactttttatatttcttcTACATTGCCTAAATTTGTTAATTCAACTTGTCCGTACTCTTCGACGTCACCGTCGCTCTCgtcaaaacaataattttcatCTTGATCATCATTAATATCATCTCCATCAACGTTATCTTCATCTTGCAAGACGgtaatacttttctttttatatagtaCATCACAAACAGCTAAGTGTATAGTGTATTATATTCAAACACAAATTATAGAGACTAGGAGATTCTCGTCCAAATTTTATCATAACACTTGCACCGTCGCCGAACcagctatatattttttaaaattaatattatattgtgTTTAAATGGTGTTCTACTTTTTCAACTAACTTTACAGCTGTACACGAGTTAAAAATTCTCACTAAAGTAAGATTATAAACTTCAGAGTCAATTCCATGCAAATCGATATTGAGATATTTCCGAATTTTCATACTCGTCCATCTATCAAGTGTAATGCTAAATCGTCGgccttctttaattttttcttgtaacaaTTCTAATATTTCCAacttctttttttcataaaacttatgaattaaattcataACATCTTTTTCGGCTTTAAGAAGATAATAACTTGATTTTACTAAACTTTCACGAATAAAACTAGACTTTGTAATCGCCCTAACTGATATACCATCAAGAGCGGCCATTTTAGAGACAATTTCTTCTAAAGCCTTTCTTGCGACGAAAACGAAAGTgttgatagttttaaaaaacaaaatagtttggTGCCAgaattttcttctatttcttttcgtgttaataaagaaatgtttaatttttattttagtcattGATGAAGTATTTCCATCTTTGTTTGATAATATTGTTAAACACTTATTGCATTTTTCTCTTTTCAAATTGATATATTGAGTGAAATACTCCCTCACTTTAGAGTGCTTCGGCATAATGGGGCTGTAAAAGATGTTCTAGTAAAATTATGATATTTcacttttttcctaaaatagAGACgtaattaataaatgaaaagtgtttttttattaagttttttaaatacgcGCTAAAAGAATTAACTTATAAACTTTAATCTTTCTAATCAAAAGCTTTTATATTAGCGaatgcttttaaaacatttgcttaTATAGAAACATATTATATcagcaaaaatatattagaaattatttagaataaatataagttacgataaatataataataaataaaagttaattctTTCAAGAGTGTAttcggacatacatggaaacacacataaacttaaatgttctcaaaacatccaAAAAGCCGTGGCCAAGTTCAACTTTAAGTTAGATTCACAAACCATACTACTATATTTTTCTAGAATAGGTAGAGATCCAGCTCGACGACGCACCGCTGCTTACAAAACAAGGCAAAACATTCAAACTATGAGACTCGCCGAGCCCTAAACCGGGTCTCGGATCCGGGTATTTACCCACAGACTCGCCGAGTCCGAGTGCGGGAACCGAAAAACCCTACTCTGAATGTGTTTCTCATGTGTGTAGGGTTAGTCAACATTGCAAGATATCTTTTGGATTGTGGAAATGATTATGCTATCCTGGGGTGGTTCACAACTGatctattagaaaaaacttttagcaAGCTTTGCCAGGGTTCTGGGGAAACCTATTTTATTACTGCTCAATCTGTCATAGAAAAAGTTAGAATCCAACATGCAAAACTTTCTTTACAGTTAGAAATGGATAGTTTTGATAATTGTACCAATGGTCATTCctgtaaaaactgttttagaaGTTTAAATGAGCAGGAGTGCGAAATTTTTGATAACTTACCAGAACTCGAAGATAAAGTTCAAGCAGAATCATTactttcaattatatatattgctggctatgtttaaagaaaaaatgactatgatgataaatatttttctaaaaaatctagtaataataaaatctccaaGATGCTCCAAGGAGTCCaggcaaaatgttttaaaaccgTCATGAAAATGAGTttctatttaaatgttat includes:
- the LOC136081438 gene encoding ARL14 effector protein-like, whose amino-acid sequence is MCSIGLMTSDACKGQQDVIGTLSNEEKIAISLRCNIELSNFTTLCEKHATNYLKMYPIWQKACCDPFKKHTKKITKNLRVVTINESQDMMRSSLNIAPGKKLCKPCKQKIAKKADLKEEKQSQGEQDEDFLISSFKSKRQEINE